In Chengkuizengella sediminis, one DNA window encodes the following:
- a CDS encoding prepilin-type N-terminal cleavage/methylation domain-containing protein yields the protein MGNNEKGFTLIEMLAAIALISIIATLGIMFYTSSHLFWERSVENYSNDADAELTMAAISKYVTDTVKVFYVKNDDKNISEIRIKTGEGSNDIVYLYKSFYLEHDTKTLTLYDIDLSEEDDFVNLNDLSYKNGLVLASKVENIELKTLQQEVASGTLFENGDLIEFIFEFSHTTKRTMIKLFDV from the coding sequence TTGGGGAATAATGAAAAAGGGTTCACTTTAATTGAAATGTTAGCTGCGATCGCACTAATATCTATTATAGCAACTTTAGGAATCATGTTTTACACCTCTAGTCATTTATTTTGGGAACGTTCTGTTGAAAATTATAGCAATGATGCAGATGCTGAATTAACGATGGCTGCCATTTCAAAATATGTAACAGATACTGTGAAAGTCTTTTATGTCAAAAATGATGATAAAAACATTTCTGAAATTCGTATTAAAACAGGTGAAGGTTCAAATGATATTGTTTATTTATATAAGTCATTTTACTTAGAGCACGATACTAAAACTTTAACATTATATGATATAGATTTATCTGAAGAGGATGACTTCGTAAATTTAAATGACCTAAGTTATAAAAATGGACTTGTCCTAGCTAGTAAAGTTGAAAATATAGAATTAAAAACACTTCAACAAGAAGTGGCATCTGGTACTTTATTTGAAAATGGAGATTTAATTGAGTTTATTTTTGAATTTTCTCATACAACAAAGAGAACTATGATTAAATTATTTGATGTTTAA